A single region of the Streptomyces virginiae genome encodes:
- a CDS encoding DUF6328 family protein, which translates to MAQQARDGRSESVEERADRQWQELIQEIRVAQTGVQILFGFLLTVAFTPHFQGLPQTDKVIYIVTVLLGALATGALIGPVSFHRIVSGRQIKPEAVAWASRLTFTGLILLLATCTSALLLVLRVATHNAVVPWLVAGVLAWYLLCWFVLPLWARVRYTAES; encoded by the coding sequence ATGGCGCAGCAGGCCCGGGACGGGCGGAGCGAAAGCGTGGAGGAGCGGGCGGACCGGCAGTGGCAGGAGCTGATCCAGGAGATCCGCGTCGCGCAGACGGGCGTGCAGATCCTCTTCGGGTTCCTGCTGACCGTCGCCTTCACCCCACATTTCCAGGGTCTGCCCCAGACCGACAAGGTGATCTACATAGTGACCGTTCTGCTGGGCGCTCTGGCGACGGGCGCGCTGATCGGGCCCGTCTCCTTCCACCGCATCGTCTCGGGCCGCCAGATCAAACCCGAGGCGGTGGCGTGGGCCTCGCGGCTGACGTTCACCGGCCTGATCCTGCTCCTGGCCACCTGCACGTCGGCCCTCCTCCTCGTACTGCGGGTCGCCACGCACAACGCCGTCGTGCCGTGGCTGGTCGCGGGAGTCCTGGCCTGGTACCTCCTGTGCTGGTTCGTCCTGCCCCTGTGGGCCCGCGTCCGCTACACGGCGGAGAGCTGA
- a CDS encoding sensor histidine kinase — MITLPASGASEAFVHPALFYRGQADYLAGVGGFVRTALTADEPVLVAVPGPRLDALREDLGGDTTGVTWTDMTDLGRNPGRILAALQDFADRHEGRPARIVGEPIWPGRSRAEVLEATRHEALINTAFAGRRATVLCPYDVLGLPAEVVSDARRTHPTLLEDDKSLLSPEYADASSVCADCDDPLPEPDGGTPWLAYTRGELGDVRAFAEAWVRGTDLSVARRGDLVLAVSEAAANSLAHGGGSGALRMWSTAEAGAGAGVGAPSGVVAEIRDGGHLADPLAGRRRPALASVDGGRGLWMIHQLCDLVEIRASDSGLTLRLHMAAS, encoded by the coding sequence ATGATCACTCTTCCTGCGTCCGGCGCCTCCGAGGCCTTCGTCCACCCCGCCCTCTTCTACCGGGGGCAGGCGGACTACCTGGCAGGGGTGGGAGGGTTCGTCCGTACCGCCCTCACGGCCGACGAGCCGGTGCTCGTGGCCGTACCCGGTCCGCGGCTGGACGCCCTGCGCGAGGACCTCGGTGGCGACACGACCGGGGTCACCTGGACGGACATGACGGACCTGGGCCGCAATCCCGGCCGCATCCTGGCCGCCCTGCAGGATTTCGCCGACCGGCACGAGGGCCGGCCGGCCCGGATCGTGGGCGAGCCGATCTGGCCCGGGCGCTCACGGGCCGAGGTGCTGGAGGCCACCCGTCACGAGGCGCTGATCAACACCGCCTTCGCGGGCCGGCGGGCCACCGTCCTGTGCCCGTACGACGTCCTCGGCCTGCCGGCCGAGGTGGTGTCCGATGCCCGGCGTACGCATCCCACGCTGCTGGAGGACGACAAGTCCCTGCTCAGCCCGGAGTACGCGGACGCCTCGTCGGTGTGCGCCGACTGCGACGACCCGCTGCCCGAACCCGACGGCGGTACGCCCTGGCTCGCGTACACCCGCGGGGAGCTGGGCGACGTACGCGCCTTCGCCGAGGCCTGGGTCCGCGGCACGGACCTGAGCGTGGCGCGGCGCGGCGACCTCGTCCTGGCGGTCAGCGAGGCCGCCGCCAACTCCCTCGCCCACGGCGGCGGGAGCGGCGCCCTCCGGATGTGGAGCACCGCCGAAGCCGGTGCGGGTGCGGGGGTGGGCGCGCCGTCCGGGGTCGTGGCCGAGATCCGCGACGGCGGTCACCTCGCCGACCCGTTGGCTGGGCGCCGGCGCCCCGCGCTGGCCTCGGTCGACGGCGGGCGCGGCCTGTGGATGATCCACCAACTGTGCGACTTGGTGGAGATCCGGGCCTCGGACAGCGGCCTCACGCTGAGACTGCACATGGCAGCCTCCTGA
- a CDS encoding STAS domain-containing protein → MTGAGDTYNEGVVGNGYLAGAGWVVAAHGELDQDTLAPLEEALAAAADQHRMVVLDAGSITFGDSSFLNLLLRLHRLTTLRIAAPGEQLRRLFALTGADTVLSLHPSVEDAVDGS, encoded by the coding sequence ATGACCGGAGCAGGGGACACGTACAACGAAGGCGTCGTCGGCAACGGCTACCTGGCCGGGGCCGGGTGGGTGGTGGCGGCGCACGGAGAGCTGGACCAGGACACGCTCGCCCCGCTCGAGGAGGCGCTCGCCGCTGCCGCGGATCAGCACCGGATGGTGGTCCTGGACGCGGGCTCCATCACCTTCGGCGACTCCTCCTTCCTGAACCTGCTGCTGCGGCTGCACCGCCTCACCACGCTGCGCATCGCCGCCCCCGGCGAGCAACTCCGGCGTCTCTTCGCCCTGACGGGCGCCGACACGGTCCTCTCCCTGCACCCGAGCGTCGAGGACGCCGTCGACGGGTCCTGA
- a CDS encoding DUF1206 domain-containing protein codes for MVKGRASRGVRAASRGGAGREVTARCGLVARGVLYALIGLLALRVAFGDSGGKEADRQGALQELMGKPYGGVLVWAVGIGLVGMMLWRLSEAVFGAAGPDGGKPVKRLASAGRTVFYAAVAFSVLSFAAGGGGRSGDQQSRDLTARAMELPAGRWLVGAAGLGIAVAGVVIGVQAARRRFRKHLAMGGVSARWRKAVDFLGVGGGLARGVLFAAAGGFVVYAAVRYDPAQAKGMDDTLRSFTLTPAGPWLLVAVALGLMLFGAFSWAMARWREV; via the coding sequence ATGGTCAAGGGTCGCGCGAGCAGAGGTGTCCGGGCCGCGTCCCGCGGCGGCGCCGGCCGGGAGGTCACGGCGCGCTGCGGGCTGGTGGCCCGTGGCGTGTTGTACGCACTGATCGGGCTGCTGGCCCTGCGCGTGGCCTTCGGTGATTCCGGGGGCAAGGAGGCCGACCGTCAGGGCGCCCTCCAGGAGCTCATGGGAAAGCCCTACGGTGGCGTCCTCGTCTGGGCCGTGGGCATCGGGCTCGTCGGCATGATGTTGTGGCGCCTGTCGGAGGCGGTGTTCGGCGCGGCCGGGCCCGACGGCGGGAAGCCGGTGAAGCGGCTGGCGTCGGCGGGCCGGACCGTCTTCTACGCGGCGGTCGCCTTTTCCGTCCTGTCGTTCGCGGCGGGCGGGGGCGGCCGCTCCGGAGATCAGCAGTCCCGCGATCTGACGGCGCGGGCGATGGAGCTGCCCGCCGGCCGGTGGCTGGTGGGTGCGGCCGGGCTCGGGATCGCCGTCGCGGGCGTGGTCATCGGCGTGCAGGCGGCGCGGCGGCGCTTCCGCAAGCATCTCGCCATGGGCGGGGTCTCGGCACGGTGGCGCAAGGCCGTCGATTTCCTCGGGGTGGGCGGCGGCCTGGCCCGGGGTGTCCTGTTCGCGGCGGCCGGCGGCTTCGTCGTGTACGCGGCGGTGCGCTACGACCCGGCGCAGGCGAAGGGCATGGACGACACCCTGAGGTCGTTCACCCTGACGCCGGCGGGACCGTGGCTGCTGGTGGCGGTCGCTCTGGGGCTGATGCTCTTCGGGGCCTTCTCCTGGGCGATGGCCCGATGGCGCGAGGTCTGA
- a CDS encoding SRPBCC family protein — translation MSHVEEYVEVNVPVRTAYNQWTQFEEFPVFMEGVERIHQRTDTLTHWVTNVNGVQREFDAQITEQLPDRRVAWMTVDGETRQAGLVTFQPIDATTTKVVLHMNWVPEGLAESAADKLGFVKRQVAGDLKRFKLFIESRESETGAWRGEV, via the coding sequence ATGTCGCACGTCGAGGAGTACGTCGAGGTCAACGTTCCGGTACGGACGGCCTACAACCAGTGGACACAGTTCGAGGAGTTCCCCGTCTTCATGGAGGGGGTCGAACGGATCCACCAGCGCACGGACACCCTCACCCACTGGGTGACGAACGTGAACGGTGTGCAGCGTGAGTTCGACGCACAGATCACCGAGCAGCTCCCGGACCGCCGCGTCGCGTGGATGACGGTGGACGGGGAGACGCGCCAGGCCGGGCTGGTGACCTTCCAGCCGATCGACGCGACCACCACCAAGGTGGTCCTGCACATGAACTGGGTGCCCGAGGGCCTGGCCGAGAGCGCCGCCGACAAGCTCGGCTTCGTCAAACGGCAGGTTGCCGGCGATCTGAAGCGGTTCAAGCTGTTCATCGAGTCCCGCGAAAGCGAGACGGGCGCCTGGCGGGGCGAGGTCTGA
- a CDS encoding flavin reductase family protein: protein MHVLDRDRCGAAELFGGETGDQVDKFARVDRRPSADGSPLLTEACAWFVGRIETRIDAGDHVGFLPAPTEVSPPVRTTPALLRYDDVKEIDPGKPA from the coding sequence GTGCACGTACTGGATCGGGACCGGTGTGGGGCGGCGGAGCTGTTCGGTGGCGAGACCGGCGACCAGGTGGACAAGTTCGCACGGGTCGACCGGCGGCCCAGCGCCGACGGCAGTCCGCTGTTGACCGAAGCGTGCGCGTGGTTCGTCGGCCGGATCGAGACGCGGATCGACGCAGGTGACCACGTGGGCTTCCTGCCGGCGCCCACCGAGGTCTCCCCACCGGTGCGGACCACCCCCGCGCTGCTGCGGTACGACGATGTCAAGGAGATCGACCCCGGGAAGCCGGCCTGA
- a CDS encoding ATP-binding protein — protein METIGPEAGDRKPAGLSVAGQRRRLALAGVRGPVAKGRDFARQALLDWGWSGTETSEDALLLVSELLTNATLHAGGCIELALSAGEVLRVEVFDGTTTPPRRHPSPQRGLPGGHGLYIVERVSDRWGTHVHENGKAVWAEIEASRLTSGRSAGM, from the coding sequence GTGGAAACGATCGGGCCGGAAGCCGGCGATCGAAAGCCTGCCGGACTTTCCGTCGCGGGGCAGCGCCGTCGGCTCGCCCTGGCCGGCGTACGCGGACCCGTGGCCAAGGGCCGCGACTTCGCGCGCCAGGCCCTGCTCGACTGGGGCTGGAGCGGGACCGAGACGTCCGAAGACGCCCTGCTGCTCGTGTCCGAGCTGCTGACCAATGCGACCCTGCACGCGGGTGGTTGCATCGAGCTCGCGCTCTCGGCCGGTGAGGTCCTGCGGGTCGAGGTCTTCGACGGCACGACGACACCGCCCCGTCGGCACCCGTCCCCGCAGCGTGGCCTCCCGGGCGGCCACGGCCTCTACATCGTGGAGCGCGTCTCCGATCGATGGGGCACGCACGTCCATGAGAACGGCAAGGCCGTCTGGGCCGAGATCGAGGCCTCGCGGCTGACCTCGGGCAGGTCCGCGGGCATGTGA
- a CDS encoding VanZ family protein: MTWRRALRRGEASEKIETSEKTEKTEGTERRPEAIERTEKSEGSGGAALVADRRRRPPAHPAVRVLAMVIAFVGTVLFGVVLAQLTLEPSAASAALVHSNVRPGHSISAYLEGTSTIEAVRQLGGNVLMGVPFGVLLPVLLPPARGLLRVAVVTVALMTLVELTQGALVTGRVFDIDDVILNTTGALLGYLFIGLRLGRAVHPRRRHWWQR, from the coding sequence ATGACATGGAGGCGTGCCCTGCGGCGTGGTGAGGCGTCCGAGAAGATCGAGACGTCCGAGAAGACCGAGAAGACCGAGGGAACCGAGAGGCGGCCCGAGGCGATCGAGAGAACCGAGAAATCCGAAGGTTCCGGGGGCGCGGCCCTGGTGGCCGACAGGCGGCGACGCCCTCCGGCACACCCGGCCGTCCGGGTGCTCGCCATGGTGATCGCCTTCGTCGGGACCGTCCTGTTCGGCGTGGTCCTGGCCCAGCTGACGCTGGAACCGTCCGCCGCCTCGGCGGCCCTGGTCCACAGCAATGTCCGACCCGGCCATTCGATCAGCGCCTATCTGGAGGGGACGTCCACGATCGAGGCGGTGCGCCAGCTGGGCGGGAACGTGCTGATGGGGGTGCCGTTCGGGGTGCTCCTGCCGGTCCTGCTGCCCCCGGCCCGCGGACTCCTGCGGGTCGCCGTCGTGACCGTCGCCCTGATGACCCTGGTGGAGCTCACCCAGGGAGCGCTGGTCACCGGCCGCGTTTTCGACATCGACGACGTCATCCTCAACACGACCGGAGCGCTCCTCGGATACCTGTTCATCGGCCTGCGGCTGGGGCGGGCCGTACACCCGCGCCGCAGGCACTGGTGGCAGCGCTGA
- a CDS encoding SigB/SigF/SigG family RNA polymerase sigma factor — MSRSATVTSPIRATDAHVTPAAPAVPGGVAVPQRDVELPEVKNAREMAPSDARELSKQFFLRLAVLEEGTREYQYARNTLIEMNLSLVQFAARRFRARVLGGGLDMDDIIQVGTIGLIKAIDRYDPEREVEFSTLALPYITGEIKRYFRDTTWAVHVPRRLQERRTELAKAQESLTDVLGRSPTVKEVAQHLELTEDEVIEGLVAANGYTSGSLDTSAEGDEPSTTTSRTTRPLADRLGEVDPAMELFEEFHTLAPLLEQLDERDRRILRLRFGEDRTQAEIGAELGISQMQVSRLLSRTLTRLRAGMLSV; from the coding sequence ATGTCTCGCTCGGCCACCGTCACTAGCCCCATTCGTGCAACAGACGCGCACGTGACACCCGCTGCGCCCGCTGTGCCCGGCGGCGTGGCCGTCCCACAGCGGGACGTGGAGCTGCCCGAGGTGAAGAACGCCCGGGAGATGGCGCCTTCCGACGCGCGTGAGCTCTCGAAGCAGTTCTTCCTTAGGCTCGCCGTCCTGGAGGAGGGCACGCGCGAGTACCAGTACGCCCGCAACACCCTGATCGAGATGAACCTGTCTCTCGTTCAGTTCGCTGCACGGCGCTTCCGCGCCCGCGTGCTGGGCGGGGGGCTGGACATGGACGACATCATCCAGGTGGGGACCATCGGCCTCATCAAGGCCATCGACCGCTACGATCCCGAGCGCGAGGTGGAGTTCTCCACTCTCGCCCTCCCGTACATCACGGGTGAGATCAAGCGGTACTTCCGTGACACCACCTGGGCGGTACACGTCCCGCGTCGTCTGCAGGAACGCCGTACGGAGCTCGCCAAGGCCCAGGAGTCGCTGACCGATGTCCTCGGCCGGTCCCCCACGGTCAAGGAGGTCGCCCAGCACCTCGAACTGACCGAGGACGAGGTCATCGAGGGGCTGGTCGCCGCGAACGGCTACACGAGCGGCTCCCTGGACACCAGTGCCGAGGGCGACGAGCCGTCGACGACGACGAGCCGGACGACCCGTCCGCTGGCGGACCGGCTCGGTGAGGTCGACCCCGCCATGGAGCTCTTCGAGGAGTTCCACACCCTCGCGCCCCTGCTGGAGCAGTTGGACGAGCGCGATCGGCGGATCCTGCGGCTGCGCTTCGGCGAGGACAGGACGCAGGCGGAGATCGGCGCGGAGCTGGGTATCTCCCAGATGCAGGTCTCGCGTCTGCTCTCCCGGACCCTGACCCGGCTGCGCGCCGGAATGCTGTCGGTGTAG
- a CDS encoding STAS domain-containing protein yields the protein MPSPHRHDGPVPPVPPVPSIPPFPSVGAQALYDDAMWADAVVRCAHVRTGTVATLTAQPLRDRPGALLTGSCDLDTRPILWAALGVVIRIPGPVVHLDLSAVGFLDPAAVAALVRANATVTGQGRRLLLHHPPYSLRKLVELFPDECAALEVAA from the coding sequence ATGCCCTCACCCCATCGGCACGACGGACCTGTGCCGCCCGTCCCACCCGTCCCTTCCATCCCACCCTTCCCGTCCGTCGGCGCTCAGGCGCTGTACGACGACGCGATGTGGGCGGACGCGGTCGTACGGTGCGCGCACGTCCGGACGGGTACGGTCGCCACGCTGACCGCCCAGCCGCTGCGCGACCGTCCCGGTGCGCTGCTGACGGGCAGCTGCGACCTCGACACCCGGCCGATCCTGTGGGCGGCGCTCGGCGTCGTCATCCGGATTCCCGGACCGGTCGTCCACCTCGACCTGTCCGCCGTGGGCTTCCTCGACCCGGCCGCCGTCGCCGCCCTGGTGCGGGCCAACGCCACCGTCACCGGCCAGGGGCGTCGTCTGCTGCTCCACCACCCGCCATACTCGCTCCGCAAGCTCGTGGAGTTGTTCCCGGACGAATGTGCCGCGCTGGAGGTCGCCGCATGA